In Bombus pyrosoma isolate SC7728 linkage group LG2, ASM1482585v1, whole genome shotgun sequence, a genomic segment contains:
- the LOC122573961 gene encoding homeodomain-interacting protein kinase 2 isoform X4 — protein MPFESRWPESAWNHTKAHGMCDMFIQTQQTSSVNGSSSSSSSSSNNTVHHHSKKRKLEYNVSQPVIQHALVQSTGDYQLDNTGLQQRYSVNGANTAFSSLHNNNALQKSSPNQQTLVRASTIKLLDTYQRCGQKRKTWSREGNGDGLAVHSANATNAVGSTVVSQHHNQQQQQLQQQQQQQQQQQHKQTGMTAHSKQVTNAANGGGGSNPQGDGDYQLVQHEVLYSMTNQYEVLEFLGRGTFGQVVKCWKKGTNEIVAIKILKNHPSYARQGQIEVSILSRLSQENADEFNFVRAYECFQHKSHTCLVFEMLEQNLYDFLKQNKFSPLPLKYIRPILQQVLTALLKLKQLGLIHADLKPENIMLVDPVRQPYRVKVIDFGSASHVSKAVCNTYLQSRYYRAPEIILGLPYCEAIDMWSLGCVVAELFLGWPLYPGSSEYDQIRYISQTQGLPTEHMLNNASKTTKFFYRDMDSTYPFWRLKTPEEHEAETGIKSKEARKYIFNCLDDIGQVNVPTDLEGGQLLAEKADRREFIDLLKRMLTMDQVERRITPGEALNHAFVTLAHLVDYAHCNNVKASVQMMEVCRRAGDFTASPAHHQAPPAPQPPPPTSLVANFVPTTNGSAVTFTFNNQLTNQVQRLVREHRTAQTGYDNLYQIYSNSSRRATQYSSSSSGSNSGRSGVHDFPHQLVPGLLCHPPSYQTMPSPAKHVVVAQPPQAQQGPLQIQPSIISQQAVAAAAAAAQQQYAAVPVSMVETGRQMLLTNAVQTSWPGGSRQMAAIVPSWQQLPPQHAAIQQPLLSDAGDWGRPLIVDSSAILQDQRPVFPVTEVYNTSALVEHPPQGWGKRSVTKHHQHHVTVPQQSQHRHEHKKETQQLSPVKKRVKESTPPSNMRRHSPSSGHWQQQSMQQHHHSSKHSSSHNVEHHQVTSGRQQTITIHDTPSPAVSVITISDSEDETPGKCCGDRQCGACQNLATRLSGDGRPVREEVIRSTQSTPRVVQPIQQTHSSSQSHTNGHVTTHSTSQRSQRKNIISCVTVGDSDGEASPGRAHNHLYQHLPQHPQHQQTTQLIKHEPQQQHHVSSSSSGYSSQSQKKRLLAKVQSECNMVNVATKPEPGVEYLAPHPCHAPACKEPPTYQDDAYDMHDYFLQYVTTSSAHPHLQEQHIVYTTGTDKRVSWPGKRAEYKHEYVQPPAAHSRDHQKWAVANTVHQYRQSQVVGSAAHPGHTHSHHGHPAHLSPGGGGGGRSPAGGPVIGSAQHLGQPLYQEYAHVRSRAHAVPPPVYVTAAPSQAPTAIQQQQVPTYQGFTPGWVPRHLVDACISSPLTLYDSSRALPPPAHHSSARPLLASHAAHPLPAHMQPTAVYGLAPLSPAKHQYQPSEKPL, from the exons ATGCCTTTTGAGAGCCGCTGGCCCGAATCAGCGTGGAACCATACAAAGGCACAT GGAATGTGTGACATGTTCATCCAAACACAGCAGACGAGTAGCGTCAacggcagcagcagcagcagcagcagcagcagtaaCAACACCGTTCACCACCACAGCAAGAAACGCAAGTTGGAGTACAACGTGAGTCAGCCGGTGATCCAACACGCATTGGTTCAATCGACCGGCGACTACCAATTAGACAATACCGGTCTGCAACAACGGTACTCCGTGAACGGTGCTAATACCGCATTTAGCTCGCTGCACAACAATAATGCGCTGCAGAAGAGTAGCCCGAACCAACAGACCCTGGTACGAGCCTCGACGATCAAGCTCTTAGACACGTACCAACGCTGTGGCCAGAAG AGAAAAACTTGGTCGAGGGAGGGTAATGGTGACGGCCTGGCAGTCCACTCCGCCAACGCGACGAACGCAGTGGGTAGTACTGTAGTGTCGCAACATCATAatcaacagcaacagcagctgcaacaacaacagcagcagcaacaacaacaacaacacaAGCAGACAGGCATGACGGCACATAGCAAGCAAGTAACCAACGCTGCCAATGGAGGCGGTGGCAGCAACCCCCAAGGAGATGGAGATTACCAGTTGGTACAGCACGAGGTTCTCTATTCTATGACTAATCAATATGAAGTCCTCGAGTTTTTGGGCAGAGGTACTTTTGGACag GTCGTAAAATGCTGGAAAAAGGGAACCAATGAAATAGTTGCCATCAAAATTCTGAAGAACCATCCATCGTATGCGCGCCAAGGGCAGATTGAG GTCTCCATCCTGTCTCGACTTAGTCAGGAAAATGCGGATGAGTTCAACTTTGTGCGCGCTTATGAGTGCTTTCAGCACAAATCCCATACCTGCTTGGTCTTTGAGATGCTAGAACAGAATCTGTATGATTTCCTGAAacagaataaattttcacCCCTACCCCTCAAATATATCAGACCGATTCTTCAACAAGTACTCACCGCTCTTTTGAAACTTAAG CAATTGGGGTTAATTCACGCAGACCTTAAGCCGGAAAACATTATGTTGGTGGATCCAGTTCGTCAGCCTTATCGTGTAAAAGTTATTGATTTTGGGTCAGCTTCCCATGTATCTAAAGCTGTCTGCAACACGTATTTACAATCGCGATACTACCGTGCACCTGAAATTATACTTGGACTTCCATATTGTGAAGCAATAGATATGTGGTCGCTCGGCTGTGTGGTTGCGGAATTGTTTTTAGGATGGCCTCTATACCCTGGTAGTTCAGAATACGATCAGATTCGATACATAAGTCAGACGCAAGGCCTACCAACGGAACACATGTTAAACAATGCCAGCAAAAcaacaaaattcttttacaGAGACATGGACA GTACATATCCATTTTGGCGATTGAAAACACCGGAAGAACATGAGGCTGAAACTGGTATCAAATCAAAGGAAGCGAggaagtatatttttaactgtCTCGATGATATTGGTCAAGTTAATGTCCCGACTGATTTGGAGGGTGGTCAACTTTTGGCAGAAAAAGCAGATAGAAGAGAGTTCATTGACCTCTTGAAGAGGATGCTCACAATGGACCAGGTA GAGCGCCGCATAACACCTGGGGAGGCTCTGAACCATGCCTTTGTTACGCTGGCCCATTTAGTCGATTATGCACATTGTAACAATGTTAAGGCTTCCGTCCAAATGATGGAGGTTTGCCGACGAGCCGGTGACTTCACTGCTAGTCCAGCGCATCATCAAGCTCCTCCAGCACCTCAACCACCACCACCAACATCATTGGTAGCTAATTTCGTGCCGACGACAAATGGTAGTGCCGTAACTTTCACCTTCAACAACCAGTTAACCAATCAAGTACAGCGATTGGTTAGGGAACATCGGACTGCGCAAACAGGATATGATAATCTG TATCAAATATACAGTAACAGTAGTCGCCGTGCGACTCAGTACAGTAGCTCGTCAAGTGGATCAAATAGCGGACGAAGTGGAGTGCACGACTTTCCACATCAATTGGTGCCTGGTCTACTTTGTCATCCACCCAGTTATCAGACGATGCCAAGTCCTGCAAAACACGTAGTGGTTGCTCAA CCACCACAAGCGCAACAAGGTCCGTTACAAATCCAACCATCGATTATATCGCAGCAGGCTGTTGCTGCTGCAGCTGCAGCTGCCCAACAACAGTATGCAGCAGTTCCCGTATCTATGGTGGAAACTGGACGACAAATGTTACTAACC AACGCTGTACAAACCTCTTGGCCTGGTGGAAGTCGTCAAATGGCCGCTATCGTACCATCTTGGCAGCAGTTACCACCGCAACATGCAGCCATACAGCAGCCATTACTGAGTGATGCCGGAGATTGGGGAAGACCTCTTATCGTCGATAGTTCTGCTATTCTGCAG GATCAGAGGCCAGTATTTCCTGTCACGGAAGTATACAATACTAGTGCCCTTGTTGAGCATCCTCCTCAAGGTTGGGGCAAGCGTAGTGTTACGAAACATCATCAACATCATGTGACTGTACCTCAGCAGTCTCAACATAGGCACGAGCATAAAAAGGAAACGCAGCAGTTAAGTCCAGTGAAAAAGAGGGTAAAAGAAAGTACTCCACCGAGCAACATGAGACGGCATTCACCTTCCAGCGGTCATTGGCAACAGCAATCCATGCAGCAACACCATCACAGCAGCAAACACAGCAGTAGTCATAATGTAGAACACCATCAAGTTACATCTGGTCGGCAGCAAACTATTACAATTCACGATACACCATCACCAGCAGTTTCTGTTATCACGATAAGTGATAGCGAAGACGAAACACCGGGCAAGTG CTGTGGAGATCGGCAATGTGGAGCCTGTCAAAATTTGGCAACTCGCCTGTCTGGCGATGGACGTCCAGTCCGCGAGGAAGTCATTCGAAG TACGCAGTCAACACCACGCGTGGTTCAACCAATACAGCAAACCCATTCAAGCAGTCAGTCGCATACTAACGGCCACGTAACAACGCATAGTACATCTCAAAGATCgcaacgaaaaaatattatcagttGTGTAACTGTCGGTGACAGCGATGGCGAAGCTAGTCCAGGTCGAGCGCATAATCATCTATACCAACATTTACCGCAACATCCTCAGCATCAACAAACTAcgcaattaattaaacacgAACCCCAACAGCAACATCACGTCAGCAG TAGCAGTTCTGGATATTCGTCTCAATCGCAAAAGAAACGTTTATTGGCCAAAGTACAGTCCGAATGCAATATGGTGAATGTTGCGACAAAACCGGAGCCCGGCGTTGAGTACCTTGCACCACATCCGTGTCACGCGCCAGCCTGTAAAGAGCCACCGACCTATCag GATGATGCCTATGACATGCATGACTACTTCTTGCAGTATGTGACCACGAGTAGCGCGCATCCGCACCTCCAAGAGCAACACATTGTGTATACGACCGGCACGGACAAGCGGGTATCATGGCCTGGAAAGAGAGCTGAATACAAACACGAGTACGTTCAACCACCGGCTGCTCATTCCAGAGACCACCAGAAATGGGCGGTAGCGAATACTGTGCATCAGTATAG GCAGAGCCAGGTGGTGGGTTCGGCAGCCCATCCGGGTCATACCCACAGTCACCATGGGCATCCGGCCCACCTCAGTCCTGGGGGCGGTGGCGGGGGCAGAAGTCCTGCAGGGGGGCCTGTAATAGGAAGTGCCCAGCATCTGGGACAGCCCCTGTACCAGGAGTACGCCCATGTGCGTTCAAGAGCCCATGCCGTGCCACCCCCGGTATACGTAACCGCCGCGCCTTCTCAGGCGCCCACTGCTATCCAGCAGCAACAAGTGCCCACCTATCAGGGATTCACACCCGGGTGGGTACCTAGACACCTAGTTGATGCATGCAT CTCGTCTCCATTAACGTTGTATGATTCTAGTCGAGCGTTGCCACCACCAGCTCATCACAGCTCGGCCAGACCGTTGCTGGCAAGTCATGCAGCGCATCCACTGCCTGCACATATGCAGCCAACAGCCG
- the LOC122573961 gene encoding homeodomain-interacting protein kinase 2 isoform X3, with protein sequence MPFESRWPESAWNHTKAHGMCDMFIQTQQTSSVNGSSSSSSSSSNNTVHHHSKKRKLEYNVSQPVIQHALVQSTGDYQLDNTGLQQRYSVNGANTAFSSLHNNNALQKSSPNQQTLVRASTIKLLDTYQRCGQKRKTWSREGNGDGLAVHSANATNAVGSTVVSQHHNQQQQQLQQQQQQQQQQQHKQTGMTAHSKQVTNAANGGGGSNPQGDGDYQLVQHEVLYSMTNQYEVLEFLGRGTFGQVVKCWKKGTNEIVAIKILKNHPSYARQGQIEVSILSRLSQENADEFNFVRAYECFQHKSHTCLVFEMLEQNLYDFLKQNKFSPLPLKYIRPILQQVLTALLKLKQLGLIHADLKPENIMLVDPVRQPYRVKVIDFGSASHVSKAVCNTYLQSRYYRAPEIILGLPYCEAIDMWSLGCVVAELFLGWPLYPGSSEYDQIRYISQTQGLPTEHMLNNASKTTKFFYRDMDSTYPFWRLKTPEEHEAETGIKSKEARKYIFNCLDDIGQVNVPTDLEGGQLLAEKADRREFIDLLKRMLTMDQVERRITPGEALNHAFVTLAHLVDYAHCNNVKASVQMMEVCRRAGDFTASPAHHQAPPAPQPPPPTSLVANFVPTTNGSAVTFTFNNQLTNQVQRLVREHRTAQTGYDNLYQIYSNSSRRATQYSSSSSGSNSGRSGVHDFPHQLVPGLLCHPPSYQTMPSPAKHVVVAQPPQAQQGPLQIQPSIISQQAVAAAAAAAQQQYAAVPVSMVETGRQMLLTNAVQTSWPGGSRQMAAIVPSWQQLPPQHAAIQQPLLSDAGDWGRPLIVDSSAILQRPVFPVTEVYNTSALVEHPPQGWGKRSVTKHHQHHVTVPQQSQHRHEHKKETQQLSPVKKRVKESTPPSNMRRHSPSSGHWQQQSMQQHHHSSKHSSSHNVEHHQVTSGRQQTITIHDTPSPAVSVITISDSEDETPGKCCGDRQCGACQNLATRLSGDGRPVREEVIRSTQSTPRVVQPIQQTHSSSQSHTNGHVTTHSTSQRSQRKNIISCVTVGDSDGEASPGRAHNHLYQHLPQHPQHQQTTQLIKHEPQQQHHVSSSSSGYSSQSQKKRLLAKVQSECNMVNVATKPEPGVEYLAPHPCHAPACKEPPTYQDDAYDMHDYFLQYVTTSSAHPHLQEQHIVYTTGTDKRVSWPGKRAEYKHEYVQPPAAHSRDHQKWAVANTVHQYRQSQVVGSAAHPGHTHSHHGHPAHLSPGGGGGGRSPAGGPVIGSAQHLGQPLYQEYAHVRSRAHAVPPPVYVTAAPSQAPTAIQQQQVPTYQGFTPGWVPRHLVDACISSPLTLYDSSRALPPPAHHSSARPLLASHAAHPLPAHMQPTAVYGLAPLSPAKHQYQPSGLWFTE encoded by the exons ATGCCTTTTGAGAGCCGCTGGCCCGAATCAGCGTGGAACCATACAAAGGCACAT GGAATGTGTGACATGTTCATCCAAACACAGCAGACGAGTAGCGTCAacggcagcagcagcagcagcagcagcagcagtaaCAACACCGTTCACCACCACAGCAAGAAACGCAAGTTGGAGTACAACGTGAGTCAGCCGGTGATCCAACACGCATTGGTTCAATCGACCGGCGACTACCAATTAGACAATACCGGTCTGCAACAACGGTACTCCGTGAACGGTGCTAATACCGCATTTAGCTCGCTGCACAACAATAATGCGCTGCAGAAGAGTAGCCCGAACCAACAGACCCTGGTACGAGCCTCGACGATCAAGCTCTTAGACACGTACCAACGCTGTGGCCAGAAG AGAAAAACTTGGTCGAGGGAGGGTAATGGTGACGGCCTGGCAGTCCACTCCGCCAACGCGACGAACGCAGTGGGTAGTACTGTAGTGTCGCAACATCATAatcaacagcaacagcagctgcaacaacaacagcagcagcaacaacaacaacaacacaAGCAGACAGGCATGACGGCACATAGCAAGCAAGTAACCAACGCTGCCAATGGAGGCGGTGGCAGCAACCCCCAAGGAGATGGAGATTACCAGTTGGTACAGCACGAGGTTCTCTATTCTATGACTAATCAATATGAAGTCCTCGAGTTTTTGGGCAGAGGTACTTTTGGACag GTCGTAAAATGCTGGAAAAAGGGAACCAATGAAATAGTTGCCATCAAAATTCTGAAGAACCATCCATCGTATGCGCGCCAAGGGCAGATTGAG GTCTCCATCCTGTCTCGACTTAGTCAGGAAAATGCGGATGAGTTCAACTTTGTGCGCGCTTATGAGTGCTTTCAGCACAAATCCCATACCTGCTTGGTCTTTGAGATGCTAGAACAGAATCTGTATGATTTCCTGAAacagaataaattttcacCCCTACCCCTCAAATATATCAGACCGATTCTTCAACAAGTACTCACCGCTCTTTTGAAACTTAAG CAATTGGGGTTAATTCACGCAGACCTTAAGCCGGAAAACATTATGTTGGTGGATCCAGTTCGTCAGCCTTATCGTGTAAAAGTTATTGATTTTGGGTCAGCTTCCCATGTATCTAAAGCTGTCTGCAACACGTATTTACAATCGCGATACTACCGTGCACCTGAAATTATACTTGGACTTCCATATTGTGAAGCAATAGATATGTGGTCGCTCGGCTGTGTGGTTGCGGAATTGTTTTTAGGATGGCCTCTATACCCTGGTAGTTCAGAATACGATCAGATTCGATACATAAGTCAGACGCAAGGCCTACCAACGGAACACATGTTAAACAATGCCAGCAAAAcaacaaaattcttttacaGAGACATGGACA GTACATATCCATTTTGGCGATTGAAAACACCGGAAGAACATGAGGCTGAAACTGGTATCAAATCAAAGGAAGCGAggaagtatatttttaactgtCTCGATGATATTGGTCAAGTTAATGTCCCGACTGATTTGGAGGGTGGTCAACTTTTGGCAGAAAAAGCAGATAGAAGAGAGTTCATTGACCTCTTGAAGAGGATGCTCACAATGGACCAGGTA GAGCGCCGCATAACACCTGGGGAGGCTCTGAACCATGCCTTTGTTACGCTGGCCCATTTAGTCGATTATGCACATTGTAACAATGTTAAGGCTTCCGTCCAAATGATGGAGGTTTGCCGACGAGCCGGTGACTTCACTGCTAGTCCAGCGCATCATCAAGCTCCTCCAGCACCTCAACCACCACCACCAACATCATTGGTAGCTAATTTCGTGCCGACGACAAATGGTAGTGCCGTAACTTTCACCTTCAACAACCAGTTAACCAATCAAGTACAGCGATTGGTTAGGGAACATCGGACTGCGCAAACAGGATATGATAATCTG TATCAAATATACAGTAACAGTAGTCGCCGTGCGACTCAGTACAGTAGCTCGTCAAGTGGATCAAATAGCGGACGAAGTGGAGTGCACGACTTTCCACATCAATTGGTGCCTGGTCTACTTTGTCATCCACCCAGTTATCAGACGATGCCAAGTCCTGCAAAACACGTAGTGGTTGCTCAA CCACCACAAGCGCAACAAGGTCCGTTACAAATCCAACCATCGATTATATCGCAGCAGGCTGTTGCTGCTGCAGCTGCAGCTGCCCAACAACAGTATGCAGCAGTTCCCGTATCTATGGTGGAAACTGGACGACAAATGTTACTAACC AACGCTGTACAAACCTCTTGGCCTGGTGGAAGTCGTCAAATGGCCGCTATCGTACCATCTTGGCAGCAGTTACCACCGCAACATGCAGCCATACAGCAGCCATTACTGAGTGATGCCGGAGATTGGGGAAGACCTCTTATCGTCGATAGTTCTGCTATTCTGCAG AGGCCAGTATTTCCTGTCACGGAAGTATACAATACTAGTGCCCTTGTTGAGCATCCTCCTCAAGGTTGGGGCAAGCGTAGTGTTACGAAACATCATCAACATCATGTGACTGTACCTCAGCAGTCTCAACATAGGCACGAGCATAAAAAGGAAACGCAGCAGTTAAGTCCAGTGAAAAAGAGGGTAAAAGAAAGTACTCCACCGAGCAACATGAGACGGCATTCACCTTCCAGCGGTCATTGGCAACAGCAATCCATGCAGCAACACCATCACAGCAGCAAACACAGCAGTAGTCATAATGTAGAACACCATCAAGTTACATCTGGTCGGCAGCAAACTATTACAATTCACGATACACCATCACCAGCAGTTTCTGTTATCACGATAAGTGATAGCGAAGACGAAACACCGGGCAAGTG CTGTGGAGATCGGCAATGTGGAGCCTGTCAAAATTTGGCAACTCGCCTGTCTGGCGATGGACGTCCAGTCCGCGAGGAAGTCATTCGAAG TACGCAGTCAACACCACGCGTGGTTCAACCAATACAGCAAACCCATTCAAGCAGTCAGTCGCATACTAACGGCCACGTAACAACGCATAGTACATCTCAAAGATCgcaacgaaaaaatattatcagttGTGTAACTGTCGGTGACAGCGATGGCGAAGCTAGTCCAGGTCGAGCGCATAATCATCTATACCAACATTTACCGCAACATCCTCAGCATCAACAAACTAcgcaattaattaaacacgAACCCCAACAGCAACATCACGTCAGCAG TAGCAGTTCTGGATATTCGTCTCAATCGCAAAAGAAACGTTTATTGGCCAAAGTACAGTCCGAATGCAATATGGTGAATGTTGCGACAAAACCGGAGCCCGGCGTTGAGTACCTTGCACCACATCCGTGTCACGCGCCAGCCTGTAAAGAGCCACCGACCTATCag GATGATGCCTATGACATGCATGACTACTTCTTGCAGTATGTGACCACGAGTAGCGCGCATCCGCACCTCCAAGAGCAACACATTGTGTATACGACCGGCACGGACAAGCGGGTATCATGGCCTGGAAAGAGAGCTGAATACAAACACGAGTACGTTCAACCACCGGCTGCTCATTCCAGAGACCACCAGAAATGGGCGGTAGCGAATACTGTGCATCAGTATAG GCAGAGCCAGGTGGTGGGTTCGGCAGCCCATCCGGGTCATACCCACAGTCACCATGGGCATCCGGCCCACCTCAGTCCTGGGGGCGGTGGCGGGGGCAGAAGTCCTGCAGGGGGGCCTGTAATAGGAAGTGCCCAGCATCTGGGACAGCCCCTGTACCAGGAGTACGCCCATGTGCGTTCAAGAGCCCATGCCGTGCCACCCCCGGTATACGTAACCGCCGCGCCTTCTCAGGCGCCCACTGCTATCCAGCAGCAACAAGTGCCCACCTATCAGGGATTCACACCCGGGTGGGTACCTAGACACCTAGTTGATGCATGCAT CTCGTCTCCATTAACGTTGTATGATTCTAGTCGAGCGTTGCCACCACCAGCTCATCACAGCTCGGCCAGACCGTTGCTGGCAAGTCATGCAGCGCATCCACTGCCTGCACATATGCAGCCAACAGCCG